Genomic window (Oncorhynchus mykiss isolate Arlee chromosome 21, USDA_OmykA_1.1, whole genome shotgun sequence):
atgatcagtgaatatattaaatgtggggatctcatgcatggtaataactacagtacatgatcagtgaatatattcaatgtacaggctacaatgtggggatctcatgcatggtaataactacagtacatgatcaGGGAATAATGTAccggctacaatgtggggatctcatgcatggtaataactacagtacatgatcagtgaatatattaaatgtacaggccacaatgtggggatctcatgcatggtaataactacatgtatatacgacttgcatccttggcacaaagttatattatattctactcaatccataggcttcattaatgtcattcagactgttttgaagttgatacaactggCTATGACAGCTGAGGTTCATAACTAGGTTCTGAACTGATGAATACCAAACGTTTTAGGGTTTTTTACACAGATTggctacatttattttttatttatttcacctttattcaaccaggtaggccagttaaaaacacctttattcaaccaggtaggccagttgagaacacctttatttaaccaggtaggccagttgagaacacctttatttaaccaggtaggccagttgagaacaagttctcatttacaactgcgacctggccaagataaagcaaagcagtgcgacacaaacaacaacacagagttacacatggaataaacaagcgtacagtcaataacacaatagaaaaaaaagaaagactatatacagtgtgtgcaaatggcgtgaggaggtaaggccataaataggccatagaagtaaagtaattacaatttagcagattaaacactggagtgatagatgagctgatgatgatgtggaagtagaaatactggtgtacataagagcagaaaaacaaaaccagatatggggatgaggtagttagttggttggatgggctgtttacagatgggctgtgtacagctgcagcaatcggttagctgctctgacagctggtgcttaaagttagtgagggtgatattagtctccagtttcagtgatttttgcaattcgtccaGTCATtggagcagagaactggaaggaaaggcggccaaaggaggtgttggctttgggggtggccagtgaaatatacctgctggagcgcgtgctactggTAGgtattgctatggtgaccagtgagctgagatatggcggcgctatacctagcaaagacttcgTCATGGCAACCACTCGATGTGATTGGTCATCGCCCAGCTGGTGATTTGCATACAGTTGGGAATCTTTTTCACCGCCTCCGGAAGTGAGAGGCGATTTGCAGTTGGAGTTTGGCAATAGGGGGCAGGATTTGTTGACTTAATTGTAAACCAACTCAACCTTAATTTACCCGTTGTGACTCACTGAGGTTCCTGTTTCATCCCCGGTTAAAGGAAGTGAGTTCTCTTCCGTTCTTATAGACAAACTCCACAGTATAAAGCATTAACATCACTAAGGCGGTTTATTTCCAACACGACAGCGGATACAACACAGCCGAAGTGTGTAGAAGGGAGgttcctagatgtgagaagtgtttAGAAGGGAGGTtcctatgtggcagcagtgtgtagaagggaggttcctagatgtgagaagtgtgtagAAGGGAGGTTCCTAGATGTCAGAAGTGTGTAGAAGGGAGGttctagatgtgagaagtgtgtagaagggaggttcctagatgtgagaagtgtgtagaagggaggttcctagatgtgagaagtgtgtagAAGGGAGGTTCCTAGATGTCAGAAGTGTGTAGAAGGGAGGttctagatgtgagaagtgtttAGAAGGGAGgttcctagatgtgagaagtgtgtagaagggaggttcctagatgtgagaagtgtgtagaagggaggttcctagatgtgagaagtgtgtagAAGGGAGATTCCTAGATATGAGAAGTGTGTAGAAGGGAGGTTCCTAGATGTCAGAAGTGTGTAGAAGGGAGGttctagatgtgagaagtgtgtagaagggaggttcctagatgtgagaagtgtgtagaagggaggttcctagatgtgagaagtgtgtagaagggaggttcctagatgtgagaagtgtgtagAAGGGAGATTCCTAGATATGAGAAGTGTGTAGAAGGGAGgttcctagatgtgagaagtgtgtagaagggaggttcctagatgtgagaagtgtgtagAAGGGAGATTGCTAGATATGAGAAGTGTGTAGAAGGGAGgttcctagatgtgagaagtgtgtagaagggagattcctagatgtgagaagtgtgcagaagggaggttcctagatgtgagaagtgtgtagaagggaggttcctagatgtgagaagtgtgcagaagggagattcctagatgtgagaagtgtgcagaagggagattcctagatgtgagaagtgtgtagaagggagattcctagatgtgagaagtgtgtagAAGGGCATGAGAtaaaggaatgtgtagcattggggaaagaAAAGGTatgttaattgtaggggtgctCATGGGGCTGGGGATCGGAAATGTGCCGTGCGAAAGAGGCAGGATgatgtttccagggttagagtagtgcagaagttgacctatgctgaggcagtgaagaaagcagaggaagatggttcaaagtggagggatcctgagaggagtggtgtgactagtagatctgtaccagaacagagggataAACCAACaaatctactagtcacaccactcctctcaggatccctccaccttgaaccatcttcctctactggggtggcagggtagcctagtggttagtgcgttggactagtaactagaaaggttgcaagttcatatccctgagctgacaaggtacaagtctgtcgttctacccctgaacaggcagttaacccactgttcctaggccgtcattgaaaataagaatttgttcttaactgacttgcctagttaaataaagataaaatacatgttctttccccaatgctacacattaAGATTGGATTTATAGCATTTATAgtaatggttatcaactgtactgcagggataaAACGTAAGTATCAGACAATAGAGGAGAGTTACAGGGTGGGTTCAGTGTTGGTGGCCCATCCTTTCAGGTTGGCCTGAAGTAGGACTAAATAGGTTTAAATAGTATGGTATTTATTAATACttgttgtgagtgtagtgttagatggtagggtgTTTGCTGtattctttgttgttgttgttgttgatttactcCAGCCTAGTAGGTGGcagtaatgcaacatttattggatgccatCCCGCCCGTTAAACCTCAGCATTGttttggaagaagaagaagaggaagaaacgTTCCAGCCAATGAAAATGGGAGAAAGTGGTCTCTTCCAGCCAATGAGAAGTTAGCCCGGAACTCTCCTAACGCCTCTCATATTACAGCAGAAAGCATGGGGAAGACTGGAACACCGGGTGGAAAGATCAACAGACCCAAAACAGTAAGTTACACGTATAACAACTAACTTTATTTTGATATTTACACCAGTACGAGATGTAGAAAGGTTACTTCATCATAACCTAGAACCAGAAAGACAGCTCGTTTAATGTTGCTGAAGGTAAAATGACATCAAGAAGTTCGTGTTAGCAAAACGGCTAACTAGCTAAGCTGCAGTTAGATCACATGGCGTTATTTCGTTATGACACATTTCAATGTAAGCTAGCTACAACGTTGTTATTTCTAGTAACACTGCACCAAAAATGTAACATTTAATTAAGATGTGCATCAATACTGTCTACGTTATGTGTTACCAGCTAGCTAAACCCCTAGAAAGCTTTGCTGCCTCATGTTGTGATGTATGTTCGTCAGGAGCTTGGCAAGAAGCTCTATAAGCGGCGGAGGAATCTGACCcgtgagaagaggaggagacacatCAAGGTGGGAGCTGTGGTGGACGAAGGACtcaccaccatccaccatctcagGAAGAGAAAGTAGGTCCTGTTTCCATACTGTTTGTACTTCATACTGTAAGCCAGTGGTTGTTAACCAGGGGTACCCCTAGGGGATGCTTGAAGACTCATGAGACCGGGCAGAGACAAATGTACTTGGTGGTTTGGTCATAGATATAATAAAACAGGGGtatatcaaatttattttatttatatagcccttcgtacatcagctgatatctcaaagtgctgtacagaaacccagcctaaaaccccaaacagcaagcaatgcaggtgaagaagcacggtggctaggaaaaactccctagaaaggccaaaacctaggaagaaacctagagaggaaccaggctatgtggggtggccagtcctcttctggctgtgccgggtggagattataacaaaacatggtcaagatgttcaaatgttcataaatgaccagcatggtcgaataataataaggcagaatagttgaaactggagcagcagcacagtcaggtggactggggacagcaaggagtcatcatgtcaggtattcctggggcatggtcctagggctcaggtcctccgagagagagaaagaaagagagaattagagagagcatatgtgggatggccagtcctcttctggctgtgccgggtggagattataacagaacatggccaagatgttcaaatgttcataaatatatatatgtatatttatggGTAGATTAACCAACAAAGATGGAGAACAACAAGCATGAGCAAACTGCCTGACCAATGGGCCTGTATTCTGAATGTGGTTGTCCAGGATCCTGACCAGGTGTTGTTGTTGTCCAGGATCctggtgttgttgttgtccagGAACCTGACCAggtgtagtgttgttgttgttgtccaggaTCCTGACCAggtgtagtgttgttgttgttgtccaggaTCCTGACCAggtgtagtgttgttgttgttgtccaggaTCCTGACCAGGTGTAGTGTTGTTGTCCAGGATCCTGACCAggtgtagtgttgttgttgttgtccaggaTCCTGACCAggtgtagtgttgttgttgttgtccaggaTCCTGACCAGGTGAAGTGTTGTTGTTTGTCGTCCCTGCTCAGCTCCAGCCCCAGAGCCAACATCACTCTGTAGTCTGAAGGTGATGTTGTTGATGATTGTCGTCTCTGCTCAGCCCCAGAGCCAACATCACTCTGTAGTCTGAAAgtgatgttgttgttgattgtCGTCCCTGCTCAGCTCCAGCCCCAGAGCCAACATCACTCTGTAGTCTGAaagtgatgttgttgttgttgattgtcGTCCCTGCTCAGCTCCAGCCCCAGAGCCAACATCACTCTGTAGTCTGAAGgtgatgttgttgttgtccagGATCCTGACCAGGTGAAGTGTTGTTGTTTGTCGTCCCTGCTCAGCCCCAGAGCCAACATCACTCTGTAGTCTGAAGGTGATGTTGTTGATGATTGTTGTCTCTGCTCAGCCCCAGAGCCAACATCACTCTGTagtctgatgttgttgttgttgttgtttgtcgtCCCTGCTCAGCTCCAGCCCCAGAGCCAACATCACTCTGTagtctgatgttgttgttgttgttgtttgtcgtCCCTGCTCAGCTCCAGCCCCAGAGCCAACATCACTCTGTAGTCTgaaagtgttgttgttgttgtttgtcgtCCCTGCTCAGCTCCAGCCCCAGAGCCAACATCACTCTGTAGTCTGAAAGTGTTGTTGTTGATTGTCGTCCCTGCTCAGCTCCAGCCCCAGAGCCAACATCACTCTGTAGTCTGAaagtgatgttgttgttgttgattgtcGTCCCTGCTCAGCTCCAGCCCCAGAGCCAACATCACTCTGTAGTCTgaaagtgttgttgttgtttgtcgtCCCTGCTCAGCTCCAGCCCCAGAGCCAACATCACTCTGTAGTCTGAAAgtgatgttgttgttgattgtCGTCCCTGCTCAGCTCCAGCCCCAGAGCCAACATCACTCTGTAGTCTGAaagtgatgttgttgttgttttgtcgtCCCTGCTCAGCTCCAGAGCCAACATCACTCTGTagtctgatgttgttgttgttgtttgtcgtCCCTGCTCAGCTCCAGCCCCAGAGCCAACATCACTCTGTAGTCTgaaagtgttgttgttgttgtttgtcgtCCCTGCTCAGCTCCAGCCCCAGAGCCAACATCACTCTGTagtctgatgttgttgttgttgtttgtcgtCTCTGCTCAGCTCCAGCCCCAGAGCCAACATCACTCTGTagtctgatgttgttgttgttgtttgtcgtCCCTGCTCAGCTCCAGCCCCAGAGCCAACATCACTCTGTagtctgatgttgttgttgttgtttgtcgtCCCTGCTCAGCTCCAGCCCCAGAGCCAACATCACTCTGTAGTCTgaaagtgttgttgttgttgtttgtcgtCCCTGCTCAGCTCCAGCCCCAGAGCCAACATCACTCTGTagtctgatgttgttgttgttgtttgtcgtCTCTGCTCAGCTCCAGCCCCAGAGCCAACATCACTCTGTagtctgatgttgttgttgttgtttgtcgtCCCTGCTCAGCTCCAGCCCCAGAGCCAACATCACTCTGTagtctgatgttgttgttgttgtttgtcgtCCCTGCTCAGCTCCAGCCCCAGAGCCAACATCACTCTGTagtctgatgttgttgttgttgtttgtcgtCCCTGCTCAGCTCCAGCCCCAGAGCCAACATCACTCTGTAGTCTGAaagtgatgttgttgttgtttgtcgtCCCTGCTCAGCTCCAGCCCCAGAGCCAACATCACTCTGTAGTCTGAaagtgatgttgttgttgtttgtcgtCCCTGCTCAGCTCCAGCCCCAGAGCCAACATCACTCTGTAGTCTGAAAGTGATGTTGTTGTTTGTCGTCCCTGCTCAGCTCCAGCCCCAGAGCCAACATCACTCTGTAGTCTgaaagtgttgttgttgtttgtcgtCCCTGCTCAGCTCCAGCCCCAGAGCCAACATCACTCTGTAGTCTgaaagtgttgttgttgttgtttgtcgtCCCTGCTCAGCTCCAGCCCCAGAGCCAACATCACTCTGTAGTCTgaaagtgttgttgttgtttgtcgtCTCTGCTCAGCTCCAGCCCCAGAGCCAACATCACTCTGTagtctgatgttgttgttgttgttgttgtttgtcgtCCCTGCTCAGCTCCAGCCCCAGAGCCAACATCACTCTGTAGTCTgaaagtgttgttgttgtttgtcgtCTCTGCTCAGCTCCAGCCCCAGAGCCAACATCACTCTGTCTGGGAAGAAGAAACGCAAGCTGCTCAAACAGCTGCAACACATGAAAGCAGAGAAGGCCGCTATGGAAGGTAAGAAGTGAATAACTATACAGTTTTAAACTGGGTTGTTGAGTCACATTTCCTCTGAGTTGTCATGTGCTCTCGTATCCACTTCAGAAAGGATAAACTCTCCACCTGTCAATCATAATGTAGAGTAGCTGACTTTAGTCACCCCTCATAATGTAGAGTAGCTGACTTTAGTCACCCCTCACAATGTAGAGTAGCTGACTTTAGTCACCCCTCATAATGTAGAGTAGCTGACTTTAGTCACCCCTCATAATGTAGAGTAGCTGACTTTAGTCACCCCTCACAATGTAGAGTAGCTGACTTTAGTCACCCCTCACAATGTAGAGCAGCTGAGTTTAGTCACCCCTCATAATGTAGAGTAGCTGAGTTTAGTCACCCCTCATAATGTAGAGTAGCTGAGTTTAGTCACCCCTCACAATGTAGAGTAGCTGACTTTAGTCACCCCTCACAATGTAGAGTAGCTGACTTTAGTCACCCCTCACAATGTAGAGTAGCTGACTTTAGTCACCCCTCACAATGTAGAGTAGCTGACTTTAGTCACCCCTCACAATGTAGAGTAGCTGACTTTAGTCACCCCTCACAATGTAGAGTAGCTGACTTTATAGTCACCCCTCACAATGTAGAGTAGCTGACTTTAGTCACCCCTCATAATGTAGAGTAGCTGACTTTAGTCACCCCTCACAATGTAGAGTAGCTGACTTTAGTCACCCCTCACAATGTAGAGTAGCTGAGTTTAGTCACCCCTCATAATGTAGAGTAGCTGACTTTAGTCACTCCTCATAATGTAGAGTAGCTGACTAGTGACCCCTCACAATGTAGAGTAGCTGAGTTTAGTCACCCCTCACAATGTAGAGTAGCTGACTTTAGTCACCCCTCATAATGTAGAGTAGCTGACTTTAGTCACTCCTCATAATGTAGAGTAGCTGACTAGTGACCCCTCACAATGTAGAGTAGCTGAGTTTAGTCACCCCTCATAATGTAGAGTAGCTGACTTTAGTCACCCCTCATAATGTAGAGCAGCTGAGTTTAGTCACCCCTCACAATGTAGAGCAGCTGACTTTAGTCACCCCTCATAATGTAGAGTAGCTGAGTTTAGTCACCTCATCATCTGAACCGTCTCGTTGTTCTGACTGTTCAGTCCAGTCCGTGTAGACGGCCATGCACGCATTAATCAGCATATGAAGAGACCATGCCCGAcgtattgaggctgttctgaggacaaagggaggtgttcctaatgtttggaaCCATTAAATGGCcattttattaggtacaccttcGTGCGGAACCAGACGGTGTTTCCACCCCccagttgtccagtgttggtgatggcgTGTCCCACTGGGGACGTTTCTTCTTGTCTTTAGCTGATAGGAACCAGACGGTGTTTCCACCCCtcagttgtccagtgttggtgatggcgTGTCCCACTGGGGCCCGTTTCTTCTTGTCTTTAGCTGATAGGAACCAGCCGGTGTTTCCACCCCTCAGTTGTCCAGTGTCGGTGATGGCGTGTCCCACTGGGCCCGTTTCTTCTTGTCTTGCTGTCGCCCGTCCGCCACGAGGACTGACGAGTTGTGTGTTCTGGGAGGCTGTTCTGCACAGCGCTGTTGTACTGCGCctgtatttgtctgtttgtggcctggCCTGTTAGCTGGCACCATTATTATCCTTTAGGGGAACGGGGTAGTGTACCTAATAACCTGGCACCATTCTTATCCTTTAGGTGAACGGGGTAGTGTACCTAATAACCTGGCCTGTTAGCTGGCACCATTCTTATCCTTTAGGGGAACGGGGTAGTGTACCTAATAACCTGGCACCATTCTTATCCTTTAGGGGAACGGGGTAGTGTACCTAATAACCTGGCCTGTTAGCTGGCACCATTCTTATCCTTTAGGGGAACGGGgtagtgtacctaataaactggcacCATTCTTCTCCTTTAGGGGAACGGGGTAGTGTACCTAATAACCTGGCCTGTTAGCTGGCACCATTCTTCTCCTTTAGGGGAACAGGGTAGTGTACCTAATAACCTGGCCTGTTAGCTGGCACCATTATTATCCTTTAGGGGAACGGGGTAGTGTACCTAATAACCTGGCACCATTCTTATCCTTTAGGGGAACGGGGTA
Coding sequences:
- the LOC118942854 gene encoding uncharacterized protein C11orf98 homolog — its product is MGKTGTPGGKINRPKTELGKKLYKRRRNLTREKRRRHIKVGAVVDEGLTTIHHLRKRNSSPRANITLSGKKKRKLLKQLQHMKAEKAAMEVEAATNKTKVAAAPKKAAPKAAAARRQKGGVSQGDVDMADME